The DNA window TCCGCAGTTTGAGACCGTCCCCCTTTCGACTTCTGATACCCGAACCCGGATTTATCAGCAGACCGGCGAACAGCTTAGTGTGATGGATACCTATCCGGCAATTGCTCCGGTGTTGCAAGCTGTAGAGATTGAAATCAACGCCTGGCATGACGACAGAATGCCCGCCGATCGCTATGGCACACCGCAAAAACGCAGCGGCGCGGCGCTGATTATCGACCGACCCACGCGTAATGATTGGTCAAAGGTGGTGCTACGGGTGATGCTTGATGCGGCACAGGATGCGGGGGCAGTGTTCGATCCTATATTACCCAAAGACGATAAACTATCATTACCACCAGAACTGAATAGCCTGTGTGAAAAAGCTATCGTTATGGGGCGTGCCGCTCGCAGCGGCCAATCGGCCATTGGTTTTACCACGCCGGAAATATACGGGCTTGCGGAAAAATATCTCCACTGCTCAGCCAACTGGAACAGCGTGATAAGCGACGGACAGGGGATGGTTACGGGGGCTGTCAAGCCAGCGAAACTGGTCACTTTCACCAATCGCCCAGACGAACGCTGGCAGCGGACGGTCTACGATATGGACGGGAATAAAACATGGAAATAATGCGTCTGGCCGGACTGCTTTCGGTACTGACGTTGACGGCCTGCCAAGGGGCAGGCCAACCTAACGCTACCGCAGCCAAAAGCGATGTACCAACAGAGTGGAAATTTAATTTTTTCACGCCTAAGGCGCTGCCTGCGCTGGTAACGTTCGCCGTTATTCTTGATGTGGATGGTACAGACTATCGATTTAATACGCTGAACAGTACTCCCGATATGGATAAGGTTATCGGTGAGTGGAACAACGACTCGCGAGCGCCCAGCGGGTACTGGAATAAAATAAAATCCCCCCCCAGACATCTTTTTTTCTGCTGGGATTCCATCATTGACAAAAAGGTGTATGAAACCCGGCTTACTTTTGCTCAATCTGACACTGAGAAAATGCGGCAGCCCAGCGTGCATAAGGATTATCAGGGGGATCCCACGTATTACGACAACATACAAGTTGGGCTGGCTCCGGAAGGTAAGGTTGCCGTCTGGCTAGTCGGCATAGGGGCTGAGCCTAATTATCGTGTGACACCGTCAGTCGTAACAACGGTCTCTGGGGATAAATTAGAGCTTTGTAAAGGGGTAACCCGGTTTTCTAACGGTTATGAATATGACAAAGACATAAAGGATTTTATCAAAGGGAAAAAGTACCCCTATGGTAACTGGAATTAAATAGACTGGGTCGGTGTTATACACTCGAGCAGAAGCTGAGTAGTGCAGATCAGTCTACAGGCGGCTATTAACATTCGAGCCCACACCAACCATCATCAGCCGGGTAAAGTCCCTATTCTGGCTGGTGGTGTGACGTGCTGGTAGGACTGGATAGGTGTTGCCTGTACTCGATGCAAGTAATCGAGTTTGATCTGCTGGCGTTGGAGCTGATGATCCACCAGCGGGGGAAGCGGTTAACCGTGACCGGCGCGGCGGGTTATCACAACGGCTATCAGATCACTGCGCGTGAGATGGTTGGCAGACCACAGGTCGGAGAATAAAACGAATTACCTACCCTACAAACATATCCAACCATGGAGGAAACATGGCACCTAAAAAATTGACGTTGAAGGAATGGAACAGCCGCTTGCCTCGTCCACGAAGTGAGGAAACCGTTCGCCGCTGGGTACGCGCTGGAAAAATTTACCCCGCCCCGGTGCTTGATGGCCGTGAATACCTTTTTGATGAAAATGCAGTACGGATCGACCCGCAAAATCCACGAGTCTCGTTGCTATCAAGAATCCGTAGTGACCAAGGAAAAACCCTACTCAATACCAGCCTACCTAGCAAAGGTGTTCGTAAGAAGTAGCTATCAAGATATTTTCGATATCTACCGAAATCCCTCGGCTAATGCGCAACACCCTGTACCGGAATGTACCGGGTAATCATGACGTTTTAAGGCGGGAGAAAATGGTTAAAAATCACCCGAAATCATGGCAAGCAAAAACTAATGTGTATAGGAGTGTGTGTAGTTTTGTTTTTATAAAGTCATTGATTGGCTTGTTTGCTGGCTTTGTGTGGTTCCGTTCTACTCCCTTCACCGCTCCAAAACTTCCTGTCACTACCTTCCGCTGGCAAGTATCTCAAACAAAGTATCGATTTCTTGCAGAGTATTGTAATGCATCATCCCAATGCGCAGCACGCCGCCGCTGTCCTGCAGGTTCAACCGTCGAATTAACCCCAGTGCATAGAAGTGTCCGCTGCCGACGCAGATATTGTGTTGGCCTAACCTGCGGGCAACCTGTTCAGGCGAATGCCGCTTAAAGGTCAATGCAAACGTGGGCGTCCGGCGTTGGGGATCCGCCAGGGGTGAACCGTAGAGTTGTACATCATCGATTTGCGATAAGCGTTGCAAAAAGTACCTGCACAGATTCTCTTCATGACGGTGATAGTCGGCAAAACTTTCCTGTAAACGCTGCCTTAAAGGAGCGCCTGCTGTACCCCATTGCGCCAGGTAGTCAATCGCCGCCGTTACACCGGCCAGCCCTTCGAAACTTTGGGTGCCGGTCTCAAAACGGCCTGGGCCGATGTCGGTGGCCGGCTCGACTTTATAGGGCTGCAGCCGTTGCAGCCATTGCGGCGCGATATAGGCCATGCCGATATGCGGGCCAAAGAATTTATAGGCGGAACACACCAGAAAGTCGCAACCCAGCGCCTGCACATCGATCAGGTTATGCGGAGCATAATGCACCGCGTCGACATAAACCTGCGCGCCGACCCGGTGGGCGGCTTCGGTGATGGCTTTAATATCGACGATGCTGCCCGTAACATTAGACGCATAGCTGACTGCGACCAGGCGAGTTTTGGCGGTAATCTTTTCGCACAGCCGGGCGGTATCCAAAGAACAATCCGCTTGTTGCAGGGGGATTTGATGCACGGTGACTTGCTTGTCATTTGCCGCCTGCTGCCAGCTGGAGACATTGGCGTAGTGATCCAGCTCGGTAACGATGATTTCGTCCCCGGCTTGCCAACTACGGCTAATGATGCGGCTGAGGTGGAACGTCAGCGAGGTCATGTTCATGCCAAAAACGATATTATCGGGCGAGGGTGCATTCAAGAAGGCGCGCACCGATTCCCTTGCATGATCCATCACCTCGGTTGTTTTATGGCTGGAAAAATAATGTCCGCCCAGATTGGCGTTATATTTCCCCAGGTAGTGGGTCATTTTCTCCAGCACCCCTTGCGAAACCTGAGAACCGCCAGGCCCATCGAAAAAGATAACGGGTTTGTCATCATGGCGTTGGGTCAGCGCACTAAACTGAGCCCGGGCGAGTTCGGGAGTAAATGTCATGCTTTTTCCCCTCGTGCGGTCAGAACAAACAGGTCAAGATGTCCTTCTTGTTCCGGGACAATGGCGCTGATCGGCGTGGCGTTATGCCATAGCTTACTGTCCGCCAACAAAACGGCTTCGCCGTCCGCCAACACTTTTTTAAAGAACGGGGGCTGGTGATTATCGGCGTATAGCATGATCTCGCCGCCGACAATATTTTGCCGATGAATACCAATCATCGCTATATGGTCAAAACCATCCTGATGGATCCCTTCCGGCGCCACCTGCGTTTCATTATCAATAGCGACCACGCGCATCTGATGAATTTCTATTTCCGTTCCTTCAGGTAAATCATTGCTTTCAGCAAACAGATTGCACATTTCTTCCATAGCGGCGCTTTGCAGTACGGCATCGTCAATCGGTTCGAAACGGCGCACTACGTTGCCCTGAAAGTGGTTGATTTCATCAGACTGAACGAAATTGCGCGGACCAATTTCTACCACATGACCATTGAGATGTTTGACGACCGAATAGCGGCGCAAACGGTACTTGCCGTCGGCGTGTTGTGTATGGGGCAAGCCAGAAAATGACGGCATTAATTGTTGGGTGGCCTGGTGGCTAAGTGCAGTCATACTTATTACGTTTTCGTGTTTATGTAACATAATCACCTCAAATATGAATCAAGACTGACTTTGTAGGGAGGTATTTCGATTGAATTGTAGTCGACACTATTGCCAACGCAATTTTTAGCCAGCACCGACTACCTTCAAGCGATATGTTGCTGTAAACAAGAATGAACGCAGACAGTATTAGCTGTCGGTTGAGCGGCTAAGGGTTTCCCAGGCATCGATATCGGTATTCATTTGGTGCAGTTTTTCTCTGACATACATGACGGCGTCGCTGCCCAGTAGCAGTGATGCAGGGGGGGCTGGGCTGTTGATGAGTTGCAGGATGGCTTTGGCGGCCTTAACCGGATCGCCGGGTTGATGGCCGCTGCGTTTTTCGCGTGTTTCACGGATCGGTCCAAAACTCTGATCGTAATCACTGATGCTGCGTGGTGAACGCACCATCGAGCGCCCGGCCCAGTCGGTTCGAAAAGAGCCGGGCTGAATGGCGGTGACCGCAATATTAAAGGGCTTTAGTTCTTTGGTCAGCGTTTCTGAAATTCCCTGCAAGGCAAATTTGCTGCCGCAGTAATAGCTGAT is part of the Serratia quinivorans genome and encodes:
- a CDS encoding Protein of uncharacterised function (DUF2931) gives rise to the protein MEIMRLAGLLSVLTLTACQGAGQPNATAAKSDVPTEWKFNFFTPKALPALVTFAVILDVDGTDYRFNTLNSTPDMDKVIGEWNNDSRAPSGYWNKIKSPPRHLFFCWDSIIDKKVYETRLTFAQSDTEKMRQPSVHKDYQGDPTYYDNIQVGLAPEGKVAVWLVGIGAEPNYRVTPSVVTTVSGDKLELCKGVTRFSNGYEYDKDIKDFIKGKKYPYGNWN
- a CDS encoding Excisionase-like protein, producing MAPKKLTLKEWNSRLPRPRSEETVRRWVRAGKIYPAPVLDGREYLFDENAVRIDPQNPRVSLLSRIRSDQGKTLLNTSLPSKGVRKK
- the csd gene encoding Probable cysteine desulfurase, encoding MTFTPELARAQFSALTQRHDDKPVIFFDGPGGSQVSQGVLEKMTHYLGKYNANLGGHYFSSHKTTEVMDHARESVRAFLNAPSPDNIVFGMNMTSLTFHLSRIISRSWQAGDEIIVTELDHYANVSSWQQAANDKQVTVHQIPLQQADCSLDTARLCEKITAKTRLVAVSYASNVTGSIVDIKAITEAAHRVGAQVYVDAVHYAPHNLIDVQALGCDFLVCSAYKFFGPHIGMAYIAPQWLQRLQPYKVEPATDIGPGRFETGTQSFEGLAGVTAAIDYLAQWGTAGAPLRQRLQESFADYHRHEENLCRYFLQRLSQIDDVQLYGSPLADPQRRTPTFALTFKRHSPEQVARRLGQHNICVGSGHFYALGLIRRLNLQDSGGVLRIGMMHYNTLQEIDTLFEILASGR